The Staphylococcus saprophyticus subsp. saprophyticus ATCC 15305 = NCTC 7292 genome contains the following window.
CATAAGGATGATCAAATTTGTGTAATTGGCCGTGTCCATTTTGTGCGAGGATAATTATCGTATTTTTATGTAATAAATGTTGATACGATGTTAAAACGGTATCCAGTTGGGGAATTTTGACAGTGATAAATAAGAAGTCTACGGTTTCATGGTATTCATTAAGTGCGCACACGTCTAGTTGATACTTAGTGTCAAGAGCATTATTTGAATAATAGTGAAGCGTTTCATTGCGGCGACCAAGTAATTTTACATTTAATGAGGCGTCTCTTAAATCAAATGCAATGGTACTTCCTACTGCACCAGGACCTATAATTGCGACATTGTTCATATTATTTTATTTCCTTTTCTAAAAAGATTGGTTAATATATGGATAACAATGTAAATATATCAAAATGTGGAGTTGATTTTAAATGAAAACTTTAAATCAGTTACAAGATTTAAAAGTGAATAAAGAAAAAATTTCAATGGTGACAGCATATGATTATCCAAGTGCGAAGCAAGTCGAAGCGGCTGATATAGACATCATTTTAGTTGGTGATTCATTAGGAATGACGGTATTAGGTTATGATAGTACAGTTCAGGTTACTGTAGCAGATATGATCCATCATACAAAAGCAGTTAGAAGAGGTGCACCTAATACATATTTGATCGTGGATGTACCTTTCGGGGCAGTAGGTGTCAATGATCAATATGATTTAGAAATAGCGGTAAAACTATATAAAGAAACAGATGCCAATGCAATCAAAGCAGAAGGTGCACATTTAACTCAATATATAAAAAATTGTAGCAATATGGGTATTCCAGTTGTGTCACATTTGGGATTAACACCACAAAGTGTTGGTATTATGGGATATAAAATGCAAGCTGGTAATAAAGAAGCTGCACGACAACTTATTGAAGATGCCTATGCTGTGCAACAAGCGGGCGCTGTGATGTTAGTTCTTGAAGCAGTCCCAAGCGATTTAGCTGCAGAAATTTCAGATAAACTAGATATTCCTGTTATCGGTATTGGGGCAGGAAAAGAAACAGACGGACAAGTATTGGTTTATCATGATTTATTAAATTATGCTGTAGAACATAGAGCGAAATTTGTTAAACAATTTGGTGATTTCTCAGTGGGCATTGATGCATTAAAGCAATATAACAATGAGGTGAAAGCGGAACAATTTCCTGGTGAGGCCCATACCTATAAAAAGCAAATTATGAATGAGGTTACAGAATGACACAGTTAATTACAACAATAGAAGAAATGAGAAGTATTATAGCAAACCTTCATAATCAGCGTCGTTCAGTTGGGTTTATTCCTACCATGGGGGCATTGCATGACGGGCATTTAAAGATGATGTCATTATCATTGAATGAAAATGATGTGACGATTATTAGTATATTTGTCAATCCATTACAGTTTGGTCCGAACGAAGATTTAGATTCTTACCCACGTGATATTGTAGGTGATACTGCAAAAGCTGAATCTGTAGGCGTGGATTATATCTTTCATCCAACTGTTAAAGAAATGTATCCAGAATTACCGACAATTGAATTAAAAGCAGGCCGACTTGCATCCGTTTTGGAAGGTGCTGAACGTCCAGGACATTTTGATGGTGTGGTAACGGTTGTTAATAAATTATTTAATATTGTACGTCCGCATAAAGCATATTTTGGTAAAAAAGATGCACAGCAGTTGGCAATAGTAGAAAAAATGGTAGAGGACTTCAATCATCCAATTGAAATCAAAGGTGTAGATATTGTTAGAGAGGATGATGGATTAGCGAAAAGCTCGCGTAATATCTATCTTACTAAAAATGAACGTATAGAAGCGGTTCACCTGTATAAAAGTTTATGTCTAGCACAATCGCTTTATAAAAATGGAGAGCGTAATAGCGAAAAAATTATCAAAGCGACACGGGACTACTTAACAGAACATACAAGTGGAACGATAGAAACAGTTGCAATATATAGTTATCCAGAACTTGTCGAGCAAACACAAATCAAAGACAGCATTTTTATTTCACTCGCTGTCAAATTTAGTAAAGCGCGCTTAATTGACAATATTATTATTGAAGGATAATAACGCTATTTAATCTTGAATAAATATAAATGTTATGATTTATAGTATTGCAATATAGATTTTACATTTATAGATGGTTGTTTTATCATTAATATGGAAGATTCTTATCAAGGAAAATAGTTTTATGATAATAATAGGTAGTATAGGGTATAGATAAATTATACGTAAAATAGTTACTATATGAATATACATCGCTATTAATTATTATAAATGACTTATTGAAAAGTAAATACGAAAGGTGGAAAAATGATGAGTGAAAAGAATTCTAAAGACGTTATTTTAATTGGTGCTGGTGTTTTAAGTACGACATTTGGGACATTATTAAAAGAACTTGCACCAGATTGGAATATTAAACTTTTTGAAAGACTCGACAAACCTGCAATTGAAAGTTCTAATGAACGCCATAATGCAGGTACTGGACATGCTGCACTATGTGAATTAAATTACACGGTAGAGCAAAAAGATGGTTCAATTGATGTTGAAAAAGCGAAAGAAATTAATGAACAATTCGAGATTTCAAAACAATTTTGGTCTCATTTAGTGAAAAGTAAACAAATTCAAAATCCGCAAGCCTTTATTAGACCATTACCTCATATTAGCTTTGTTCAAGGTGATAAAAACGTAAACTTTTTAAAAAGACGTTTTGAAGCATTATCTCCTTTATCAATGTTTAAAGGTATCGAATATACAGAAGATCATGAAAAATTAAAAGTGTGGATGCCACTAATGATGGAAGGTCGCGATCCAAATGAAACCGTAGCGGCTAGTAAAATTGATGAAGGTACGGATGTTAACTTCGGTG
Protein-coding sequences here:
- the panB gene encoding 3-methyl-2-oxobutanoate hydroxymethyltransferase, which produces MKTLNQLQDLKVNKEKISMVTAYDYPSAKQVEAADIDIILVGDSLGMTVLGYDSTVQVTVADMIHHTKAVRRGAPNTYLIVDVPFGAVGVNDQYDLEIAVKLYKETDANAIKAEGAHLTQYIKNCSNMGIPVVSHLGLTPQSVGIMGYKMQAGNKEAARQLIEDAYAVQQAGAVMLVLEAVPSDLAAEISDKLDIPVIGIGAGKETDGQVLVYHDLLNYAVEHRAKFVKQFGDFSVGIDALKQYNNEVKAEQFPGEAHTYKKQIMNEVTE
- the panC gene encoding pantoate--beta-alanine ligase encodes the protein MTQLITTIEEMRSIIANLHNQRRSVGFIPTMGALHDGHLKMMSLSLNENDVTIISIFVNPLQFGPNEDLDSYPRDIVGDTAKAESVGVDYIFHPTVKEMYPELPTIELKAGRLASVLEGAERPGHFDGVVTVVNKLFNIVRPHKAYFGKKDAQQLAIVEKMVEDFNHPIEIKGVDIVREDDGLAKSSRNIYLTKNERIEAVHLYKSLCLAQSLYKNGERNSEKIIKATRDYLTEHTSGTIETVAIYSYPELVEQTQIKDSIFISLAVKFSKARLIDNIIIEG